In the Balaenoptera musculus isolate JJ_BM4_2016_0621 chromosome 20, mBalMus1.pri.v3, whole genome shotgun sequence genome, GTAAGAGCTTTAAAAtctactcagttgaatttttttaacaCCTCCCTTTAATTTTCCAATTACCTATCTTACAAACAACTATACTGATATCTATGACCCAACTAAGTTCTTGCTATGTGGCAGTCTTTGTGAAAAACTACTACAAAATTGcttatctaatttaattctcaaaataatacATGTGATAACTTCTAttactatcccattttacagtaaaacaaactaagactcagagaaataatttgtccaaggtcataaaaCCAGTAACTGGCTCTAGAGACCCTACTGATACGCACCACTCGTCCTGCCTTTTATTAGTCCACTTTCAGTCTCCCTTCTAAGGCTCAGAGTCCTAGGAGTAGACTTTGTATTCTCCCTCCAGATTCTGGATTCCACCACACTAGATGTGCTCTTGCACTTAGTTCCTAACTTGACTCTTTTCCTACCTCCAGCTTCACCCAAGAAAGGCTCCTCAACCCCTACCCAGTAGGGAGAAttcagagaaacaggaaagagggaagaaaatcaCCTGAAGTCCCTCCTGGCTCAAAGCAGCCCCAAAGAGAGCTGGGAGGTCTGCAAAGTCCATGCTGGCATTGTGGTCCGAGATCTGCGGACAAAAGAGTCCATGTTTGCCCTTCAACCTGCAACCTATCCCTTCAGCGCCCTTCTCCTAACGGTCCCTCAGACTCACCGCTCGAATGAGCCCCCGGGTGGGGGCCGCTCCCCACAGCACAGTGGCCACAACCACAGGAAGCGGGAAGGCCGCAGGGTGCATGGTAGCGGGAGGGGAGAGGCGGAGGAGGCCGCGTCCCGATAACAGGAGCAGAAACGGAGTTCTGCGCCCTCTCTTGCCCTCCTTCAGGATCCCAGGGGTTCAACCACCCCCAGGTCCCACTTCCCAGCTACATGGGGGCGCGGGGAAGGACCCCCGATTCGGGGAGTGAGACAGCCAACCCGTTTAATGGAGCTGGGAGACACCAAAAATACCCCTTTCTGGTACAGGAATAAAACGGGGAAAGAGAACGGAGGCAAGCACAGGTGACAGAAAAACTTCTGGAAGGGTGGGGGAGCTCAAGGAGGTGGGACTTCCGGCCAGGTGGGCCGTCTTTCCATCCCCTGGAAAAGGGTTTCCGGCAAAGAAAGTCAGGCCGCTTCCAGCAATGGACGCTCAAGACGAAGGACTTCCGGTCCTAAAAGGCCGATTAAAAGAAAGGTTAGAGGTGGAGGGAGTGCCTGTGGAGATGAAAGGAGCACCGAGGTCCCAGAAGACGACTTAGTCGCTTCTCCGCTAGTGCCCGGGATCCCTCAGGGGTCCGGTTTACGaacctctcctgctccctctggcCGCAGCCGCCGTACCTTCAAGTCTCGCGAGAGTCGTCACCACGCTCCCTCCCACCTGCTGACGGCTTCCTGTATTATCGCGAGAGACCGCCTAATTCTGGCTAGTCTAGTTCACTCGATCTCGCGAGATCTTCAAATACCCTCCTCTCTATTTTCCCGCGACTCCAATTCGACGAAAATTGCGCCTGTGCTCTGGCTGCCTAAATAGCTGCACCCCGTCCCCTCACCCATTCTTGAAGCTCCTCCTTCAGCTCCGCCTTACTCCCGGACGCCTTTGCGCTCGCGCCTGCGCCAACTTCCAGCTGGCGCTGGACCTGAGCTCCGGGGTATACGCGCGCGCCCTTGCCCCTGTTGCGCGCGCGGTGTCACCTTGGGCGCGAGCGGGGCTGCGCGCGCACGGGTCCGGGAGCCGAGGGCCATTGAGTGGCGATGGCGGCGACGGCGAGTCCCGGGGCTTCTGGGGTGAACGGGAAGCCCCGTACCTCTCCTAAGTCCGTCAAGTTCCTGTTTGGGGGCCTGGCCGGGTAAGCTCAGGCCCCAGGGATGGGACAGGAGGAGGCAGGGACGGGTGCCAGGAACCGGGCCCTGTTCTTTGGGTGTGTTGCAGTGAACCGAGGTGACACGGGGTCATTGCTGTCCCCATCGTATTACGAGGTCCTTGATGGGCTGCTAGGATCTTTTCACCCATCGCAGGGCCCCTTCTGGGCTGCATATACGACCCCCACCAGGCCATCTGAGTTTCCCAACCCATTGCTTGGCTCTGCGGGGCTGTTTGGGGTTTCAGGTCATTGCATGGCTCCTGCTGGACTACGTGGAGTCCTAGGTCATGAATGCCCACCTCTCCTCCTTGGGTCGGACTGGATGCAGTCTCTGGGTCACTGCTTGACACCCTGGGAGCTGCATGGAACACTTTCATTGCATGGCCCCTACTGGACCGCTGGACTTTTCAGACCCATTGTTCTTGGTACACGCAGAGACTCTTGTACACATGCCCACCAGCTTCCTGAATATATGTAGTCAATCGCATGGCAGGCCCTGCCCTTTGTGATCTCTTGTTGCCGGGCTCCAGGGGGCCTTGGTAGATCTGGGACACCTAGCCCTTGACTCCACCCCTGTCTTCCCCCAGGATGGGAGCTACAGTTTTTGTGCAGCCCCTGGACCTGGTGAAGAACCGGATGCAGCTGAGTGGGGAAGGAGCCAAGACACGAGAATACAAAACCAGCTTCCATGCCCTCACCAGCATTCTGAGGGCAGAAGGGCTGAGGGGCATTTACACCGGGTACTGGGGCCAAAGGATGGGGGTAGGGTGTGGGTTGACAGCTCTAGACTTTGGCTTGATGCACTGACCCCTTCGCTCCCCAGGCTGTCAGCTGGCCTGCTGCGCCAGGCCACCTATACCACTACTCGCCTCGGTATCTATACTGTGCTGTTTGAGCGCCTGACTGGGGCTGATGGTACACCCCCTGGCTTTCTGCTGAAGGCCCTGATTGGCATGACTGCAGGTGCAACTGGTGCCTTTGTGGGAACACCAGCAGAGGTGGCTCTTATCCGCATGACCGCTGATGGCCGGTGAGTTCCAGGTCTgagcctgcccccagccccattcCCTGGAATCTAGAATGAAAGAACTGATTTCTTATTCTAGATCTAGAGCACAGCATTCACCTGTTCACAGCATTCTGGCTTCCCTTTCTTTGCTCCTGTGGGGGCAGGGTGGTCTATCCCAAACTTGGCCTCTCCCTACCTTCCCACCAGGCTTCCAGCTGACCAGCGCCGTGGCTACAAAAACGTGTTTAATGCCCTGATTCGAATTGTCCGAGAAGAGGGCGTCCCCACACTTTGGAGGGTGAGTGAAGGGGCTGGAGACTGGGGATGTGGGGTCAGGTCTTGGACATTTCTGacttctcccccatcccacccaccccagggctgCATCCCTACCATGGCTCGGGCCGTCGTCGTCAATGCCGCCCAGCTCGCCTCCTACTCCCAGTCCAAGCAGTTTTTACTGGACTCAGGTGAGACCCAGAGCTGggccctcagctcccagcctagCCTGGGCCAGCTGTGAGCTGACTGCCACCCCCTGCTCTGCCTCCTCCAGGCTACTTCTCTGACAACATCCTGTGCCACTTCTGTGCCAGCATGATCAGCGGCCTGGTCACCACTGCTGCCTCTATGCCTGTGGACATTGCCAAGACCCGGTGAGTATGCAGACCTGGGCCTGAAGACGGACGGGAGAGCCCCCTTTATGTCTCTCATGCCCCTGCCTCCTCTCCTTCAGGATCCAGAACATGCGAATGATTGACGGGAAGCCGGAATACAAGAACGGGCTGGTGAGGAAGCAGGGCTAGGGGCTTGGGCTGCAGGATTGGATGccctgggagtgggggtgggggatagCTGGGTAAGAGGAAGAGGGTCCCAGAGGCCAGGTCCCAGCCTCAGTGCCGTGCCTGCCTGACTGTCTAGGATGTGCTGGTGAAGGTCGTCCGCTACGAGGGCTTCTTCAGTCTGTGGAAGGGCTTTACACCATACTATGCCCGCCTGGGTCCCCACACTGTCCTCACTTTCATCTTCTTGGAGCAGATGAACAAGGCCTACAAGCGTCTCTTCCTCAGTGGCTGAGGCGAGCGAGGGGCCTGGAGCCGCTGTGCCGGGGCTCCCACTCGCCCGCTGCTCCTACAGTCAGTGTGCCCCCCAGGGGACCTAGACTCTGCTGCCCTGGGCCCCTCTATTTATTTTCCCTCCACAGTATGGTTCCCTCCTCTGTGATAAAGGACTTTTGGTCTGTCCTGCCCCTGCTCCAGCTCGCCCTCCTTGTCCTAATCATCATGATCTCTCTGTCCCTGCCTATGCCTTGCACGGAGGTGGAAAGCTCCCTGCAGATTTCTGGCCTCCTCTTGGGTATTAGTTTCAGGGCACATAGTACAGCAGAAGGCCCCCCTTCTcagtggggaaaccaaggcagagcTGAGGGGACAGGAGAGAGCCGAAGCTGTCAAGATGATCAAAGGTCTGCAGTGGGAGGACAtggcccttccttcctccctttcactGAGGACGTAATCAATAAATTGGATTGATGACACCACCCCCAAATCTGGAGAGTTGTGGGCgcaggagggggaggagactGGACAAAGAAGCGGATGCCCCTGGAGAACAGGAACTggagtttttaagaaaaattattaaagaaaaagtatcCGCTGTTTTTATGCAAATGTTATGTAAATCAGTCATGTCGCAGCAGCTGAAGGGTGAGAAAAACCCAAACTCCAGGCCCTGTGTGTTGCTTCCCAGCCCCTCGCTCAAGAATGCAACAGACGCCCAGGTCATCTCATGTAATCCCCAGGAAAAACCTCTGGGGTCTGGTGACTGTTTCCGCAGCCTGAAGAGGGAGGGAATAGAGTCTGAGAGGGGAAGGCTGACCTGTCGGGGGCAGAGTGGGCACGGAGCCGGGCCCCCAGAGCCTGGAGGCTTGATGTGGGCTGTAGGCTGGGGAGAGTGACAgccttctccatttctttaggagatGTGAgactcccaggccctgccctcaaggagcttaggAACCTCTTGGGGCATAAAAGGGCATAGGAAGGTCAATTGGAAGGAGGGCTGGGCTGCACGAGGCCCGAAGGCTTCTCCAGAGCCAGGCCAGGGGACAGGCAGACGGCAGGTGGGAACTGTCGCCTTGGCAGAACCTCGTCAGTAGAAGTTGAGCTCAGCAGCCTGGCGGTGCAGTCGGgccctcccacctctgcctcttctCTTACCCTCTCCATGCACATGCTGGCCTGGGCCACAGGGGCCACTTTGAGACACTTGAAGCCTGGACCTTGTCCTTAAGGAGTGCTAAGTCCAGAGGGGAGGATGACACAGGGAAACTGGGAGTCAGCAACAGACCGTTGCAGGGTGATGCGGGGCACCCGCGCCAGCCTGGGCGAGGGGAGACGGTGCACAGTACCCGACTGGCCAGGCAAGTGGGGCGGGGCAGCACCCCTGGCCCACTGAGAGCAAAGGCTTAGAGGAGAAACGCTGGGGAGCAGGTGATCTCTGCAAAGTTTGTAATAACTGGAGCACAGGCTGTGAAGTGTCTGCTGTGGGAGGGGAAGCCTCACTGTTAGATGGGTTGGTGCACGGAAGTCCTCGATCGCCAAGCTCAGGAGTTGTTCTCTATATCGGAAAGAGTTCAGAGCAGGAGAAAGATGCGGTCAGGGTTGCAGGTTAGGAGGATTCTTCCTGCACCATCTGGAGGAAGGGGTCTCCGTGGAGCCAGAAAGGCTCAGCCCTCACTCCCATTCTCTGGGCCCTAAGTGTTGGCTTGGGCTGGAGGCAGGAGAGAAAGCCCTACCCGACGTGGTCAGGTGAATGGCAGAATCCATGGCACCAGAGGAGAGAACTGGGCTCCATCTGCCTACCTCCTGGCTTGACAGCAGGAAACCGAGAGTAGTTCAGTAAAACCCACCAAGGTGGCACTCACTGccaggccctcccctccccagtcctgcTGCCCCAGGCAGAGCAGGAGAGCTGCGTTTCTGAGGCCACAGGTGCCAGGAGGCACCCACCTGTCCTAGTACTGCAGGTTGCAGGCAGATAGCCTCAGTAGTACCACTGAGCTCCCAGGAAACTTCTGGATCTTGAGCTGGAACTTGCTTGTGGTTGGCCTGGTGGGTGGTTACCCTTGGAGGAGGGAAAAGGCACCCCAGGCAGGGGAAGTGCAGGCCAAGACTAGAGCTTTTGGGAGTGAGCAGTGCAACTAGGGTGGGGCAGCTGGGGCCTTGGGAATACTGGTGACGGTGCCCCAGCCTCGTTTCCCTCTCCAAAAGAACGaacgttttatttttaaattatttttatgatacaaataatatatgatgGTGGAAAAGCAGAAAATGCTAAGCagaggaatagaaaataaaaccaccTGTATTTATACCATCCAGAGACAATCAGGGCTCACATCTTGACATCTCTTCCCAAGTTTCCTTCAATACACGGATACATGTGGGAACCGTGCTATATTctgtttgttgtttgctttttcctaAAACTTCCCCAAAGTGATGGTAATAACCTAGTGGTCTGGGAACCCCGCCGTCCATGCAGCATCAGGAGCTCTCTTTGTTCTGTGAC is a window encoding:
- the SLC25A11 gene encoding mitochondrial 2-oxoglutarate/malate carrier protein codes for the protein MAATASPGASGVNGKPRTSPKSVKFLFGGLAGMGATVFVQPLDLVKNRMQLSGEGAKTREYKTSFHALTSILRAEGLRGIYTGLSAGLLRQATYTTTRLGIYTVLFERLTGADGTPPGFLLKALIGMTAGATGAFVGTPAEVALIRMTADGRLPADQRRGYKNVFNALIRIVREEGVPTLWRGCIPTMARAVVVNAAQLASYSQSKQFLLDSGYFSDNILCHFCASMISGLVTTAASMPVDIAKTRIQNMRMIDGKPEYKNGLDVLVKVVRYEGFFSLWKGFTPYYARLGPHTVLTFIFLEQMNKAYKRLFLSG